The Argopecten irradians isolate NY chromosome 16, Ai_NY, whole genome shotgun sequence genome window below encodes:
- the LOC138310769 gene encoding very low-density lipoprotein receptor-like, whose product MSTPMSALTRHVPLAYLPAPTLCVHIEKFCDGTPDRSDLSDEANCMCDTSQFQCKSGLCIARQFRCDRDMDCPDWDDEVGCNMTCDNLEMFPYEEDVVPCNTTSQCILSSWKCDGNKDCWDGSDENYCDNSSKDGACDDGGFRCKSSGACIPHQWECDTDNDCGDNSDEKQCNYTCESHMFQCNLSKLCLPRSWECDGHSDCANYSDEGDHCSKLNILQILAFYFIGPLKLSKCLAVSASAYLSRGTIAVTCHHESSPRIFKAASPRPIVITVIRHVTMIRGDRFIADLQSGRSSADRGSTVLECHGLSVTLAKITWDMCSVGRR is encoded by the exons ATGAGCACTCCGATGTCTGCA CTAACAAGACATGTGCCCCTGGCCTATTTACCTGCTCCAACTTTGTGTGTACACATTGAGAAATTCTGTGATGGCACGCCCGACCGTAGCGACCTGTCGGACGAAGCCAACTGTATGTGCGACACGTCCCAGTTCCAGTGTAAGAGCGGCCTCTGTATCGCCCGACAATTCCGCTGTGACCGCGACATGGACTGTCCAGACTGGGATGATGAAGTTGGCTGTA ACATGACGTGCGATAACCTGGAAATGTTTCCATACGAGGAAGACGTCGTACCCTGTAACACCACTTCTCAATGTATCCTGTCCTCATGGAAATGTGACGGAAACAAAGACTGCTGGGACGGTAGTGATGAAAATTACTGTGACAACTCATCAAAAG ATGGTGCTTGTGATGACGGAGGATTTAGATGTAAGTCTTCTGGTGCCTGTATCCCTCACCAGTGGGAGTGTGATACCGACAACGACTGTGGCGACAACTCCGATGAGAAACAGTGCA ATTACACATGTGAGAGTCACATGTTCCAGTGTAACTTATCCAAGCTGTGTCTGCCGCGGTCCTGGGAATGTGACGGTCATTCTGACTGTGCCAATTATAGTGATGAGGGTGACCACTGCAGTAAGCTAAACATTCTACAAATATTAGCCTTTTATTTT ATCGGTCCATTAAAATTATCGAAATGTCTCGCTGTCTCCGCGTCGGCTTATCTCTCAAGGGGGACAATCGCGGTGACATGTCACCATGAATCGTCACCGAGAATCTTCAAAGCGGCGTCTCCGCGACCCATCGTGATCACGGTGATCCGCCATGTCACCATGATCCGCGGCGATCGTTTCATCGCGGATCTTCAAAGCGGGCGGTCCTCCGCGGATCGCGGTAGCACAGTCCTTGAGTGTCACGGTCTCAGTGTTACGCTGGCAAAGATTACCTGGGATATGTGTTCCGTCGGCAGACGGTGA